A single window of Vibrio sp. SCSIO 43137 DNA harbors:
- a CDS encoding TMEM165/GDT1 family protein: protein MTLFTELFSSTLPVFAAIFLAEMGDKSQLVCMALASRHKTRPVAFGAIAAFGLLNLFAVTLGSNLSQLVPQQWVTLAAAILFIVFSLHSLFANHEEESAGDLSQPIKKRGILLTTFIMIFLAELGDKTQLAVFTMSSTYSPVSVWIGSTLALTATSLLGIYAGRKWLAKVNIQLLHKISGLFFIGLALVLLSKISFIA, encoded by the coding sequence ATGACCCTTTTCACTGAACTATTTTCATCAACCCTGCCGGTTTTTGCCGCCATATTTCTGGCTGAGATGGGAGATAAAAGTCAGTTAGTCTGTATGGCATTAGCATCCAGGCACAAAACCCGTCCTGTTGCATTCGGTGCTATCGCTGCATTCGGTCTACTTAACCTGTTTGCTGTCACTCTGGGTAGCAACCTATCTCAACTGGTACCCCAACAGTGGGTTACTCTTGCAGCAGCGATACTGTTTATTGTATTCAGTTTGCATTCACTATTCGCAAACCATGAAGAAGAGAGTGCTGGTGATCTTTCCCAACCGATCAAAAAGAGAGGAATTCTGCTCACCACTTTTATAATGATTTTTTTGGCTGAGCTAGGCGATAAAACCCAACTTGCGGTATTCACTATGAGTAGCACCTATTCACCGGTATCGGTTTGGATTGGCTCAACATTGGCGTTGACGGCGACTTCATTACTGGGAATTTACGCTGGCAGGAAATGGCTGGCTAAAGTCAATATTCAGTTGTTACACAAAATCAGCGGCCTGTTTTTTATCGGGCTGGCTTTAGTTTTGCTATCAAAGATCAGCTTTATAGCCTGA
- a CDS encoding DUF6937 domain-containing protein, translated as MDRSSTVFGNPQKSSTINKAVKTKARYRKKFGDDSLINYPLSAKANPTLHSHLGIENITIENDSSHQWNPKGILVGNIRMGYGHYRISMAIASVAHHLGYQPYWFDLNAYQETTGGKVIAHLNKLYSLGSRLSQKIPLFNKLYWEKLNSEGFRKLSYNAVDQKVAELMTPVYGNLPKEMPFIATHTWPAQAAVHAGLKNVINIVPDNWPMALHLAEGATHLVQTPSSYFGYRMLKGMSDNKKNAPMPAADIHCAGHFIDHELLADLAEDCRKRVSRANGHESIRVLLTVGGAGAQFGIYKQIICQMMPLVKENKVCLLINVGDYKEIWQSLCKEIPELEQVSNCFDNNWQGTEEFAEMARDSDISGIYAFHNQDIYSAVYTTNLLMRATDIMVTKPSELAFYPVPKLLIKRVGGHEAYGALRASELGDGTIEFETVEEVVQMLHLMLDDPSIVEQMCKSILDAQSIGIYDGAYNAVKMAVSDQ; from the coding sequence ATGGATCGTTCCAGTACTGTTTTTGGTAATCCGCAAAAGAGTTCAACAATAAACAAAGCAGTAAAAACCAAGGCCAGATACAGAAAAAAGTTTGGCGACGACAGCCTGATAAACTATCCGCTCTCCGCTAAAGCCAACCCGACGCTCCATTCTCACCTTGGAATTGAGAACATAACTATAGAAAACGACAGTTCACATCAGTGGAATCCAAAAGGGATTCTTGTCGGTAATATCCGCATGGGATATGGCCACTACCGCATCTCAATGGCTATCGCCTCTGTTGCTCATCATCTGGGTTACCAGCCTTACTGGTTTGATCTCAATGCTTATCAGGAAACTACCGGCGGTAAAGTCATTGCTCACCTGAACAAGCTCTACTCCCTCGGTTCCCGCCTATCGCAGAAAATCCCTCTGTTTAATAAGCTCTATTGGGAAAAACTCAACAGCGAAGGCTTCCGTAAACTCAGTTATAACGCCGTGGACCAAAAGGTCGCTGAGCTAATGACACCTGTTTATGGCAACCTGCCAAAAGAGATGCCATTTATCGCCACTCATACCTGGCCGGCTCAGGCTGCGGTTCATGCCGGACTGAAAAATGTTATCAATATTGTTCCGGATAACTGGCCTATGGCGCTGCATCTGGCCGAAGGAGCAACACATCTGGTGCAGACACCATCAAGTTATTTCGGCTACCGTATGCTAAAAGGAATGAGTGATAACAAGAAAAACGCTCCAATGCCTGCCGCAGATATTCATTGCGCCGGCCATTTTATCGATCATGAGTTACTAGCAGATCTTGCCGAAGACTGCCGTAAACGTGTCAGCAGGGCAAATGGTCATGAATCCATCAGAGTTCTTCTGACCGTTGGTGGTGCCGGAGCTCAGTTTGGCATCTATAAACAGATCATTTGCCAGATGATGCCTCTGGTTAAAGAGAACAAAGTCTGCCTGTTGATCAATGTTGGTGACTACAAAGAGATCTGGCAGTCATTGTGTAAAGAGATACCGGAGCTGGAACAAGTCTCAAACTGCTTTGATAATAATTGGCAGGGAACGGAAGAGTTTGCCGAAATGGCACGGGACAGTGACATCAGCGGTATTTACGCCTTCCATAATCAGGATATTTACAGTGCGGTATACACTACCAATCTGTTAATGCGGGCAACGGACATTATGGTGACAAAACCAAGTGAACTGGCATTCTATCCAGTCCCCAAGCTGTTGATTAAGCGCGTCGGTGGTCATGAAGCCTATGGAGCTTTAAGGGCTTCAGAGCTGGGCGACGGCACTATTGAGTTCGAGACCGTTGAAGAGGTTGTGCAGATGCTTCATCTGATGCTCGATGACCCGAGCATAGTGGAACAGATGTGCAAAAGCATTCTTGATGCCCAGTCCATCGGTATCTACGACGGTGCTTATAATGCTGTAAAAATGGCAGTTAGCGACCAATAG
- a CDS encoding MFS transporter — protein MNSKWKLMLFSLGNFGWCLATFSYTILITYFYYPPATEAGSAIPEFISRSPVFMGVTVVGLVYALNRILDAVTDPIIASLSDRSTSRFGRRRFFMMLSFVPTGLMSAAIFFPPSDTASPLNILWLVVCCVIVTVNVTMYVVPYMSLIPELGRSDHQRVMISTFCSVSWALAFALGQTIWVIKDTLQSMGYTAVEAIQLSVSLFSVLGIAAMLIPILIIDEKRDCRGHINQNENMLASLKGAMKCRNFRNFTISNGLAFMARFFLEVGAIYYVTMLMGLEESTASLVMILLFAASFALYPVVVRLSRSYSKKSLFRLALLIQGVLLSAFTLCTSVPDPELFGWCLLAIMPFPLAIMGIIPNVIVADLALADGARTGQYREAMFFGANMFAYKAATSFTALLFPSIIIIGSFAGSDSPEPTITGVTISAAVAGCLAFCGVFIMRKYDEQEVKSMIQSESSELGATDKQLLTEPL, from the coding sequence ATGAACTCTAAATGGAAACTAATGCTCTTTTCGCTGGGAAATTTTGGCTGGTGTCTGGCTACTTTCTCTTACACCATACTGATTACCTACTTTTACTATCCGCCTGCGACAGAAGCGGGTAGTGCTATTCCGGAATTTATCAGTCGTTCTCCGGTATTTATGGGAGTCACGGTTGTCGGGTTAGTGTATGCCCTAAACAGGATACTTGATGCAGTAACGGATCCGATAATTGCCAGCCTCAGCGACCGCTCAACCAGCCGTTTTGGACGTAGGCGTTTCTTTATGATGCTGAGCTTTGTTCCGACCGGCCTGATGTCGGCTGCAATATTCTTTCCACCTTCAGATACAGCATCACCACTCAATATTCTCTGGCTGGTGGTTTGCTGCGTTATCGTGACAGTAAATGTCACCATGTATGTCGTGCCCTATATGTCCCTGATCCCAGAGCTTGGCAGAAGTGATCATCAGCGAGTGATGATTTCAACCTTCTGTTCAGTGTCGTGGGCACTGGCTTTTGCACTGGGACAGACTATCTGGGTAATCAAGGATACATTGCAGTCAATGGGCTACACAGCTGTGGAGGCTATTCAGTTATCCGTTTCTCTCTTTTCCGTTCTTGGTATTGCTGCCATGCTGATACCGATTCTGATTATTGATGAGAAGAGAGATTGTCGCGGACATATAAACCAGAATGAGAATATGCTGGCGTCCCTTAAAGGGGCGATGAAATGCCGTAACTTCAGAAACTTTACTATTAGTAACGGCTTGGCATTTATGGCCCGCTTCTTTCTGGAAGTCGGTGCAATCTACTATGTCACCATGTTAATGGGGCTAGAGGAGTCGACGGCCTCTCTGGTAATGATACTACTCTTTGCCGCCAGTTTTGCCCTGTATCCCGTGGTGGTTCGGTTGTCCCGTAGTTATTCTAAAAAATCTCTATTCCGGCTGGCGTTATTAATTCAGGGCGTGTTGTTATCCGCCTTTACTTTATGTACCTCGGTTCCTGATCCCGAGCTTTTTGGCTGGTGTTTACTGGCGATTATGCCGTTTCCGTTAGCGATTATGGGCATCATTCCTAACGTAATTGTGGCCGATCTGGCGCTGGCTGACGGAGCGCGGACGGGTCAATACCGTGAGGCGATGTTCTTTGGCGCTAATATGTTTGCCTATAAAGCGGCCACTTCATTTACTGCCCTGTTATTCCCTTCCATTATCATTATTGGTTCTTTTGCCGGTAGCGACTCACCGGAGCCCACCATAACGGGGGTTACTATCTCTGCGGCGGTAGCCGGCTGTCTGGCTTTCTGTGGGGTATTTATTATGCGTAAGTATGATGAGCAGGAAGTGAAATCCATGATTCAGAGTGAAAGCTCTGAGCTGGGGGCGACTGATAAACAACTACTAACGGAGCCATTGTGA
- a CDS encoding type IV pili methyl-accepting chemotaxis transducer N-terminal domain-containing protein, producing MKIMSFVSKLCLLVPFLGVTISTAYAAPTPAEYGVVLNLSGKQRMLSQKMSKEVALVALGVEAENNLKNLAATSSLFDKTLKGLRDGDNSLGLPATESKRILRQLTKVDEIWAGFYPVVKQIIASKTVNEQQLDSIAKQNLPLLKQMNKAVGLYEKDAKKTGLKSAPGLAATLNLSGKQRMLSQKMSKEYFLIALGYQVEDNKLNLLETYSLFDRTLKGLKDGDDTLDLPGTKPEHIRQQLDVVNGLWQEFQPLVAEGAAHSSAGMSSEQVGQIARLNLPLLKEMNAAVQLYEAEAAK from the coding sequence ATGAAAATAATGTCTTTTGTCAGCAAACTATGTCTTTTAGTCCCGTTTCTGGGAGTCACTATTTCCACAGCCTACGCGGCACCAACGCCAGCCGAGTATGGTGTGGTACTTAACCTTTCCGGTAAACAACGCATGTTGTCGCAGAAAATGTCTAAGGAAGTGGCACTGGTTGCTTTAGGGGTTGAGGCAGAAAACAACCTTAAAAATCTGGCTGCCACTTCGTCTCTGTTTGATAAAACCCTGAAAGGATTGAGAGACGGAGATAACTCACTTGGTTTACCTGCTACAGAAAGCAAACGTATTTTGCGCCAGTTAACTAAAGTGGATGAGATTTGGGCGGGCTTTTATCCGGTAGTGAAACAGATCATTGCATCGAAAACTGTGAATGAACAACAGCTTGATAGCATTGCCAAACAGAATCTGCCGTTGTTGAAGCAGATGAACAAAGCGGTAGGTTTATATGAAAAAGACGCGAAAAAAACCGGTCTGAAATCCGCACCGGGGCTGGCTGCCACCCTTAACTTGTCGGGTAAGCAGCGTATGTTGTCGCAGAAAATGAGCAAAGAGTACTTTTTGATTGCCTTGGGCTATCAGGTCGAAGATAACAAACTGAACCTGCTGGAAACCTACTCCCTGTTCGATCGTACCCTGAAAGGCCTCAAAGATGGTGACGATACGTTGGATCTGCCCGGAACTAAACCGGAGCATATTCGCCAGCAATTAGATGTGGTTAACGGCTTATGGCAGGAGTTCCAGCCATTGGTGGCAGAAGGGGCTGCCCATAGTAGTGCCGGAATGAGTTCAGAGCAGGTAGGGCAGATTGCACGCCTTAACTTACCACTGCTGAAGGAGATGAATGCGGCGGTTCAGCTTTATGAGGCGGAAGCGGCGAAGTAA
- a CDS encoding alpha/beta fold hydrolase: MKTIEKIAGSFGREIALRHWRIRHQQPRLVVVLSHGMGEHIDRYDPFAQFCNSKDIVVLGLNHRGHGEETSHLGHFDDEQGWIKLLGDLDNVVDFSLEQYACPVVLLGHSMGSFAARHYAILHGKKLSGLILCGSDYRQPPLFRLASAIASAQVTLFGKRHPSWLMELLSFGSFNLRVSKPRTRYDWLNRVDSEVDKYIRDPFCGGRSSAQFWVDFMSALAWSSKLSHLKLIPQELPVLVASGDADPVSRMGKGAEALTSALSRAGLNSVVVKLYPEARHELLLEQNRTEVYQDIYRWLELSGIAEASASETYDKKKSNG, translated from the coding sequence ATGAAGACAATAGAGAAGATCGCCGGTAGTTTTGGCAGAGAGATTGCCCTGCGACATTGGCGCATCAGGCATCAACAACCGCGTCTGGTGGTGGTACTGAGCCATGGAATGGGAGAGCATATCGACAGGTATGATCCTTTTGCTCAGTTCTGCAACAGTAAAGATATTGTTGTACTGGGACTGAACCACAGAGGCCATGGGGAAGAGACTTCTCACCTTGGGCATTTTGATGATGAACAGGGCTGGATAAAGCTACTCGGTGATCTGGACAATGTGGTCGACTTTTCCCTTGAGCAATACGCCTGCCCGGTAGTGCTGCTTGGTCACAGCATGGGTTCTTTTGCTGCCCGCCATTACGCCATTCTGCACGGAAAAAAACTGTCCGGCCTGATTTTGTGTGGCTCTGATTACCGGCAACCTCCTCTGTTCAGGCTGGCGTCAGCAATTGCTTCCGCTCAAGTGACACTGTTCGGCAAGAGGCACCCTTCATGGCTGATGGAACTACTGAGCTTCGGCAGTTTTAATCTAAGGGTTTCTAAGCCGAGAACCCGGTATGACTGGTTAAACCGGGTTGATTCAGAGGTAGATAAATACATCCGGGATCCTTTCTGTGGAGGACGTAGCTCTGCTCAATTCTGGGTTGATTTTATGTCTGCACTGGCATGGTCAAGTAAACTATCTCATCTGAAACTTATTCCTCAGGAGCTGCCTGTCCTCGTTGCTTCCGGTGATGCCGACCCTGTTTCCCGAATGGGGAAAGGAGCAGAGGCGCTTACAAGTGCCCTTAGTCGCGCCGGGCTGAACAGTGTTGTTGTCAAACTCTACCCTGAAGCAAGGCATGAGCTGCTTTTAGAGCAAAACCGCACAGAGGTTTATCAGGATATTTATCGATGGCTTGAACTGTCGGGCATTGCAGAGGCTTCTGCTTCAGAAACCTATGACAAGAAAAAGAGCAACGGATAA
- a CDS encoding TetR/AcrR family transcriptional regulator, giving the protein MDLSQVTNRRNPSQARSKERVSAILQVVKELIEEKGINNLKVSEVAHRANTSPGSIYQYFKNKQSIIIALAEHYMEQIHTILDDNLAHLESVDSMAVMLARNFDDIHQLHVRESALRQIWFESIDPKLNKLAMIDCQVNTDRIYKKLIQVAEPKDREKLKKFILLMSVQFGSVMQICFQEGEQSVADYRDIYIQNISRSIQDYF; this is encoded by the coding sequence ATGGACTTATCTCAGGTAACAAATCGAAGAAACCCCAGCCAGGCGCGGAGCAAGGAGCGGGTATCGGCTATTCTGCAAGTGGTGAAAGAACTTATAGAGGAGAAAGGTATTAATAACCTGAAAGTGTCTGAAGTTGCCCACAGAGCAAATACTTCTCCTGGATCAATCTATCAGTACTTCAAAAATAAACAGTCCATTATTATTGCTTTAGCTGAACATTACATGGAACAAATTCATACCATTCTGGATGACAACCTTGCCCATCTTGAAAGTGTCGATTCTATGGCAGTGATGCTGGCGAGAAACTTTGATGATATTCATCAGTTGCATGTCAGGGAGTCAGCTCTTCGTCAAATCTGGTTTGAGTCTATTGATCCCAAACTGAACAAGCTGGCAATGATTGATTGCCAGGTAAATACAGACAGAATTTATAAGAAGCTAATTCAGGTAGCAGAACCGAAAGACAGAGAGAAACTGAAGAAGTTTATTCTGTTAATGAGCGTACAGTTTGGCTCCGTTATGCAGATCTGCTTTCAGGAAGGTGAGCAGAGTGTCGCTGACTACCGGGATATTTATATTCAGAATATCAGCCGTTCAATTCAGGATTACTTTTAA
- a CDS encoding methyl-accepting chemotaxis protein, translated as MLIRTKLIAIGLFLFITLIGVGIAAKLSFSTLTKDFEQVVLGATDSAESAQLASEGANSGSQQLADINTDMLQIVDGIKTANQRNKLISKKVEDISATLGELMETIDELSEEVYDEEALAILEEVSDEVGDIDERLKREALLNIMASSEALDKFAERIGSEASQVDALNSYLKLQVDISESSSASSESIQALAHQSSQNIIWQEKLIVYSLVALAFSALIITFIIVKVIVLPINKTVKLMKNIGEGEGDLTQRLEVSGKDEMALIAMAFNQFVSRIQHLIEDISESTEQLRRLSGETLMAMQEGDQAMRSQQSEVEQIATAVSEMNATSQDVAENANLAEGASLEVNQHTQSGQKVVGEAVNSVTHLVDEVENAVQVIGQLSDKSTSVNSVVDVIQSVSEQTNLLALNAAIEAARAGEHGRGFAVVADEVRALAAKVESSTSDIRDIIDEMLSMTDKAVTVMESSREVSNETLEGSNQASEALSAITNAMHTVIDMNAQITGSANEQRGVTEQLNQRISQVHELSNHTSIQLSRTLATCQSLDEISQHLSGKLQQFKV; from the coding sequence ATGCTGATAAGAACAAAACTGATAGCCATTGGTCTCTTTCTGTTTATCACCCTTATCGGTGTGGGAATTGCCGCTAAGCTTTCCTTCTCTACGTTAACTAAGGACTTTGAGCAGGTGGTTCTTGGTGCAACAGACAGTGCCGAGAGTGCTCAGTTGGCCAGTGAAGGCGCTAACAGCGGCAGTCAACAACTGGCTGATATCAATACAGATATGCTACAGATAGTGGATGGTATTAAAACCGCCAATCAGCGTAATAAACTTATCAGTAAAAAAGTGGAAGATATCAGTGCCACATTAGGTGAACTGATGGAAACCATTGATGAGTTATCGGAAGAGGTATATGACGAAGAAGCTCTGGCGATTCTTGAGGAAGTAAGCGACGAAGTCGGCGATATTGACGAGCGCCTTAAACGGGAGGCTTTGCTCAACATTATGGCTTCTTCAGAAGCGCTGGATAAGTTTGCTGAGCGAATTGGTAGTGAAGCCAGTCAGGTTGATGCCCTGAACAGCTACCTGAAGCTTCAGGTGGATATTAGTGAGTCGAGCAGCGCCAGCAGTGAGTCGATACAGGCTCTGGCTCATCAGTCATCTCAGAATATCATCTGGCAGGAAAAGCTAATAGTTTACTCCCTGGTTGCCTTGGCATTTTCTGCCCTGATCATCACTTTTATTATTGTTAAAGTGATTGTTCTCCCTATCAATAAAACTGTTAAGCTGATGAAAAACATCGGTGAAGGGGAAGGGGACCTGACCCAGAGGCTGGAAGTATCCGGTAAGGATGAAATGGCATTAATCGCTATGGCGTTTAACCAGTTTGTCAGCAGGATACAGCATCTGATAGAGGATATTTCTGAGTCAACGGAGCAGCTTCGCCGTTTATCCGGTGAAACGCTGATGGCAATGCAGGAAGGCGATCAGGCAATGCGAAGTCAGCAGAGTGAAGTTGAACAAATCGCTACCGCGGTGAGTGAGATGAATGCCACCTCGCAGGATGTGGCTGAGAATGCCAATCTGGCAGAGGGAGCGTCACTTGAGGTGAATCAACATACTCAGTCTGGTCAGAAAGTGGTTGGTGAAGCGGTCAACTCGGTTACTCACCTGGTGGATGAAGTAGAAAATGCGGTGCAGGTTATCGGCCAGCTTAGTGATAAATCGACATCGGTAAATTCTGTGGTGGACGTGATTCAGTCCGTTTCTGAGCAGACCAACCTGCTGGCACTTAATGCCGCCATTGAAGCAGCAAGAGCCGGAGAGCACGGTCGTGGTTTTGCCGTAGTTGCAGATGAAGTACGAGCACTAGCAGCTAAGGTAGAGAGCAGCACATCTGATATCCGGGATATCATAGATGAAATGCTCTCAATGACGGATAAAGCAGTAACCGTTATGGAGTCAAGCAGAGAGGTCAGCAATGAAACTCTTGAAGGCTCAAATCAGGCGAGTGAAGCTCTCAGTGCTATCACCAATGCCATGCATACAGTGATTGATATGAATGCCCAGATCACCGGCTCCGCTAATGAGCAGAGAGGCGTGACAGAACAATTGAACCAGAGAATCTCTCAGGTACATGAGCTCTCTAATCACACCTCAATTCAGCTATCGAGAACACTGGCGACCTGCCAGTCACTGGATGAAATCAGCCAGCACCTGTCAGGAAAGCTCCAGCAGTTTAAGGTGTGA
- a CDS encoding alpha-galactosidase, whose translation MIHYCDNNKLFHLQTESTSYILKVSDFGHLLNLYFGERLSHRSNLDVLDHQYQALLGSTTAYSQQDPRYTLETQKLEVSTNGKGDYRDASLHLTFSSDGSTVSDFLYHSHKILDEKPQPEGLPATHSTEDGDISLIIRLKEAVHDIYLDLHYTCFSDSNVISRRIEVHNESDTDVTLNKAMSFNLDLDLQQAHEVVHLTGKWIAEGDVQREPVSKGLLVLDSKRGVSSSQHAPYLALVSQQCDEFHGSCYGFGLLYSGNFKTQLERSPYEQLRVSMGISDFDFNWPLKPGECFSAPEAVMTYSGSGLNAMSRNLHHCVNHHVVQPRWKECPRPVQVNNWEATYFDFDSSKLQTLARKAKNLGVELFVLDDGWFGKRDDDSSSLGDWFDHATKLTGGVERLANKIRQQGLEFGIWVEPEMISPVSQLYKQHPEWAMTVPGRVASLGRNQLVLDLSNPEVVDYLYQQLSDLFRRTKASYVKWDHNRNLSDVYAPARGRDQQHSLYHSYVLGLYRLLFRLQQSFPDILFENCSSGGNRFDLGMSYFMPQTWISDNTDAHARVAIQKGFSYFMPPSTMSAHVSGRPSHQALRQIPIETRFNVAAFANLGYQLDLTKLTKFEQQVIARQVAFYKKHRKLLQFGRFYRLETPQGEGWLVINAEQTEALMGLFQAQQPCNGELERVRLPMLNAECEYLIQSREQFQNIRQFGSLINEHIPIRIKDRGVLHGVVANHVLHPVTQEEYRLFGDQLASFGLPLKSQFLGTELTESVRFMGDYGSRMYLLQLCQDQSRE comes from the coding sequence ATGATTCATTACTGCGACAATAATAAGCTGTTTCATCTTCAGACTGAATCCACAAGCTACATTCTGAAGGTGTCGGATTTTGGTCATCTGCTAAATCTTTACTTCGGCGAAAGGCTGTCTCACCGTAGCAATCTGGATGTTCTGGATCACCAGTATCAGGCTTTACTGGGTTCAACAACGGCATATTCTCAGCAGGATCCCCGTTATACATTAGAGACTCAGAAGCTTGAGGTAAGCACTAACGGTAAAGGAGATTATCGTGATGCCAGTCTGCATCTGACTTTCAGTTCTGACGGCAGTACGGTGTCCGATTTTCTTTATCACTCCCATAAAATCCTTGATGAGAAACCGCAACCAGAGGGGCTACCCGCCACACATAGCACAGAAGATGGTGATATCAGCCTGATTATCCGCCTGAAGGAGGCGGTTCACGATATTTATCTGGATCTGCATTACACCTGTTTTTCTGATTCAAATGTTATTAGCCGTCGCATTGAAGTACACAATGAAAGTGATACAGACGTGACGCTGAACAAGGCGATGAGCTTTAATCTGGATCTGGATTTACAGCAGGCGCACGAGGTTGTGCACCTTACCGGAAAATGGATAGCAGAAGGTGATGTGCAGCGCGAGCCTGTCAGTAAAGGTTTACTGGTTCTGGATAGCAAGCGCGGAGTCAGTAGTAGTCAGCATGCCCCTTATCTGGCGCTTGTTTCACAACAATGCGATGAGTTTCACGGAAGCTGTTACGGCTTTGGCCTGCTATACAGCGGCAATTTTAAAACCCAGCTAGAACGCTCCCCGTACGAGCAACTAAGAGTGAGTATGGGCATCTCCGATTTTGATTTCAACTGGCCGCTTAAACCGGGGGAGTGCTTCTCGGCACCAGAGGCGGTAATGACTTACAGTGGCTCCGGACTGAACGCAATGAGCCGTAATTTACATCATTGTGTAAACCATCATGTTGTTCAGCCGCGCTGGAAAGAGTGTCCAAGACCTGTTCAGGTAAACAACTGGGAGGCAACTTACTTTGATTTCGATAGCAGTAAGTTACAGACCCTTGCCCGTAAGGCGAAGAATCTGGGTGTTGAGCTATTTGTTCTGGATGATGGTTGGTTTGGCAAGCGGGATGATGACAGTAGCAGTCTGGGGGATTGGTTCGATCACGCAACTAAACTAACTGGTGGAGTAGAAAGGCTGGCAAATAAAATCCGTCAGCAAGGGCTGGAGTTTGGTATCTGGGTTGAGCCGGAAATGATCTCTCCTGTTAGCCAGTTGTATAAACAGCACCCTGAATGGGCGATGACAGTTCCGGGACGGGTCGCCTCTCTTGGACGTAATCAGCTGGTTCTTGATCTCTCCAATCCGGAGGTTGTCGATTACCTGTATCAACAATTGAGTGACCTGTTCCGCCGCACTAAGGCCAGTTATGTTAAATGGGATCACAACCGAAACCTGAGTGATGTCTATGCACCGGCTCGGGGCAGGGATCAGCAACACAGCCTCTATCACAGCTATGTTCTTGGTTTGTATCGCTTATTGTTTCGTCTTCAGCAGAGTTTTCCGGATATTTTGTTTGAAAACTGCTCAAGTGGTGGTAACCGGTTTGATTTGGGTATGAGTTACTTTATGCCTCAGACATGGATCAGTGATAACACTGATGCCCATGCACGGGTAGCGATTCAGAAGGGCTTTTCATATTTTATGCCGCCTTCCACCATGAGTGCTCATGTTTCCGGACGTCCTTCTCATCAGGCACTTCGTCAGATCCCTATCGAAACTCGTTTTAATGTGGCGGCTTTTGCCAATCTGGGTTATCAGTTGGATCTGACTAAACTGACCAAGTTTGAACAGCAGGTCATTGCACGGCAGGTGGCTTTCTATAAGAAGCACCGGAAGCTACTTCAGTTTGGCCGGTTTTACCGGCTTGAAACTCCGCAGGGAGAAGGTTGGTTAGTAATAAATGCTGAACAGACCGAAGCCTTAATGGGACTGTTTCAGGCACAACAGCCATGTAATGGTGAGCTTGAACGGGTTCGCCTGCCAATGCTTAATGCGGAGTGCGAGTACCTTATTCAGTCGAGGGAGCAGTTCCAGAATATCCGTCAGTTCGGCAGCCTGATTAATGAGCATATTCCTATCCGTATTAAAGACAGGGGCGTGTTGCACGGTGTGGTCGCGAATCATGTTTTACACCCCGTCACTCAGGAGGAGTACCGCTTATTCGGAGATCAACTGGCCAGTTTTGGTTTACCGCTGAAGAGCCAGTTTCTGGGTACAGAGTTAACTGAGAGTGTGAGGTTTATGGGAGATTACGGTTCACGAATGTATCTTTTGCAGCTTTGCCAAGATCAATCAAGGGAGTAG